Proteins from a genomic interval of Toxoplasma gondii ME49 chromosome Ia, whole genome shotgun sequence:
- a CDS encoding hypothetical protein (encoded by transcript TGME49_295400) — protein MHASEDGPLPAPGEGLVHAQQHTPGSSDFSASSPSSTRERDGQAEGSVRSAEREARKPDSEGDADDNYFLKKVKFLDLDTCVVLQNRNGPCPLIALANVLLLTGRLSLQEALPLLDPAAARSRAASETEPACTGREREPACTVSGSRLIEQLAAVLLQVHGRRLRSGGSAAAVYQYHLQEVLDLLPQLRSGLDVNCSFRSPSAFEYTAGISLFDLFGVRLLHGWVPDLPPSHRVAPRVFEERRALPSPPTSLSCATPPSDLPPVAAQAAPSSASSSASPSSPSSCLAEEGRFQGGERPRCACEACFLSEFSYNTLVERCVAFNDLMDALRRRQEHEILLQQAAAEGASAATELVEMTQRGGTVGGGEESVECKDFKDSVLAKKNSEAAGAPSQPTQETVDLIDRLESSEVERFLREGELLSSFLSSTSSQLTERGLRLLSSPCSCFDDAQPLAAGATVEVPKMAKERNVCSSKCQCVCHTSSSPPSSLPNGNSSSSLPNGNSSSSLPNGLSSSPPLSVQAKREAKEASGRCCCASCCRREAVLEELAPAVLFRNNHFLTVVRRGSSLYGLATDSSFLHAGGDAVWERMVDVWGDNVYCDEQFRDESERRRESERARARERERGRAKAGDREREQERHTAGLLGGTSGHRERRDEREKRECASRDPYSCYSSQREEDDFRLALRLQEEEERQARAASASRERHWTASAASSGAAQQGVVGMESSAPLHVRRGGGRDDGASTEVPGEEECVADGSRGLSSLWRNRRTKKKKRRGCSIM, from the exons ATGCATGCCTCAGAAGACGGCCCTCTGCCTGCACCGGGAGAGGGCctagtgcatgcgcagcagcACACTCCCGGAAGCTCAgacttctctgcttcttcgccttcctcgacaCGAGAGCGCGATGGGCAAGCTGAGGGATCTGTACGGAgtgccgagagagaggcgaggaagccggACAGTGAAGGAGATGCCGACGACAACTACTTCCTGAAGAAAGTGAAGTTCCTCGATCTCGATACATGCGTCGTTCTTCAGAACAGAAACGGCCCATGCCCGCTGATCGCTCTCGCCAACGTCCTCCTCCTGACTG GGCGCCTCTCGCTCCAAGAGGCCCTGCCGCTGCTCGACCCCGCAGCGGCGCGTAGCCGAGCCGCGTCTGAAACAGaacctgcatgcacagggagagaaagagaacctgcatgcacagtgaGTGGGAGCCGACTGATCGAGCAACTCGCCGCCGTCCTGCTCCAAGTCCACGGCCGAAGACTCCGCAGTGGAGGCTCCGCCGCTGCTGTCTATCAGTACCACCTACAAGAA GTTCTGGACCTCCTCCCGCAGCTCCGGTCAGGTTTGGATGTGAACTGCTCGTTTCGCTCGCCCTCGGCCTTCGAGTACACTGCAggcatttctctcttcgactTGTTCggcgttcgccttcttcatggCTGGGTCCCCGACCTTCCCCCTTCCCACAGAGTTGCTCCTCGTGTCTTCGAAGAGCGACGCGCTCTGCCCTCTCCTCcgacctctctgtcttgtgcAACTCCGCCTTCAGATCTCCCCCCCGTCGCTGCTCAAGCTgctccctcttctgcgtcttcttctgcctcgccttcttctccctcctcctgTCTTGCTGAAGAGGGCAGGTTtcagggaggagagagaccgcgGTGTGCCTGTGAAGCATGTTTCCTGTCGGAGTTCTCGTACAACACACTCGTGGAGAGATGCGTTGCGTTCAACGACTTGATGGACGCACTGCGGCGCCGACAAGAGCACGAAATCCTCTTGCAGCAGGCGGCGGCCGAGGGCGCGTCGGCGGCGACAGAGCTGGTGGAGATGACGCAGCGAGGCGGCACAGTTGGTGGCGGGGAAGAGTCTGTGGAGTGCAAGGACTTCAAGGACTCTGttctcgcgaaaaaaaatTCCGAAGCGGCTGGGGCACCTTCACAACCCACACAAGAGACGGTTGACCTCATCGACCGCCTCGAGTCCTCGGAAGTGGAGCGTTTTCTGAGGGAAGGCGAGCTGCtgtcttcgttcctctcctccacttcctctCAGCTCACTGAACGCGGTCTCCGCCTGCTTTCTTCGCCCTGCAGCTGTTTCGACGACGCTCAACCTCTCGCAGCAGGCGCGACTGTAGAGGTTCCGAAAATGGCCAAAGAACGAAACGTCTGCAGTTCCAAGTGCCAGTGTGTCTGTCACACATCCTCGTCTCCCccgtcttcgcttccaaaTGGCaactcttcgtcttcgcttccaaatggcaactcttcttcttcgcttccaaatggcctttcttcttctccgcctttgTCTGTGCAAGCCAAGCGtgaggcgaaggaagcgagcGGGCGGTGCTGCTGTGCCTCCTGTTgtcggagagaagcagtccTGGAGGAACTCGCGCCGGCGGTTCTGTTCAGGAACAACCATTTCCTCACCGTCGTCAGACGCGGCTCGTCGCTCTACGGCCTCGCCACGGATTCCTCTTTCCTGCACGCGGGTGGCGACGCAGTATGGGAGCGCATGGTGGACGTCTGGGGAGACAACGTCTACTGCGACGAACAGTTCAGAGACGAGTctgagagaaggcgagagagcgaaagagcgagggcgcgagaaagagaacgaggacgaGCGAAAGCCggggacagagagcgagaacaagagagacacacagctGGACTGCTGGGAGGAACTTCCGGCcacagggagaggagagacgagagagagaagcgtgaGTGTGCATCTCGTGACCCGTACAGCTGCTACAGCAgccaaagagaagaagacgacttcCGTCTCGCCCTCAGActccaggaagaagaagaacgacag gcgcgcgcggcgtctgcctctcgcgaGAGACACTGGACTGCGTCTGCCGCGTCCAGCGGCGCGGCGCAGCAGGGCGTTGTGGGGATGGAGTCTTCGGCGCCGTTGCATGTacgcagaggcggcggcCGCGACGATGGCGCATCGACGGAAGTtccgggagaagaagagtgcgTTGCGGATGGCAGTCGCGGTCTGAGCAGCCtctggagaaacagaagaactAAAAAG aagaagcggcgcggGTGCTCCATCATGTGA